In the genome of Fimbriimonadaceae bacterium, the window CGCACACAGTTACAACCGCACGACCGCCTCTACCTGTTAAGCGACGGAATCTACGAGGCGCCGTCGACGACCGGTGAACTCTGGGGCAAGCCCCGCCTGCAAGCCACACTCGAAGAGCATCGCTCCTCCGGCCTGGTTCACAGCATCACGGAAACCATGGCCATCGCCCATCAATGGCTAGGCGGAGACATCTTTCCCGACGATGTCGCGCTACTCGGGCTGGAAATCCAAGACCGGTCGACCGCGCACAAGGGGAGGGCCTAGTGGAATATCAAACGATCATGGACCTGACCGCCGCGCTCGATCGGTTGGACGGGGACCAGGAGCTCTTTCTGACGCTGGCCGGTCTGTTCGTGGAACGGACCCCGCCGGCGCTCGCCGCCATTCAGGCGGCGACGACCGCAGGCGATCTCCCGACTCTGATCAAGGAAGCCCACAAGTTGAAGGGGTCGGCCATGGAGTTCTGTGCCAAACCGACGGTGGCCTCCGCAGCCCACCTCGAAGAAGCCGCGCGCAAGGCCGCCGTACAGGAACTTGCCGCACTGGTCGAACAGGTGCAGGCAGAAGCGGGACGCCTCACGGCGGCGCTGGCGACAATCATCGAAAAAGGATTTCCGACATGAGCGTGCCGGAGTCCTTCCGCACCCTCTTGGCCGTCGTCCCCGATTCCGAGGTCTTGGCCCTCATCCTGGAACAGGCACAGGCTCGCGACATCTCTGTCGTCACCGCTCCGGACCCGAAGGCGGCGCTGGCCATGGTGGAGATGGCATTACCCGAGCTCGTCATCACCGACCTGTTCTTACCGGAACGCAGCGGGCTCTTGCTCGTTCAGCACATGCGAACA includes:
- a CDS encoding Hpt domain-containing protein codes for the protein MEYQTIMDLTAALDRLDGDQELFLTLAGLFVERTPPALAAIQAATTAGDLPTLIKEAHKLKGSAMEFCAKPTVASAAHLEEAARKAAVQELAALVEQVQAEAGRLTAALATIIEKGFPT